A window of Apium graveolens cultivar Ventura chromosome 8, ASM990537v1, whole genome shotgun sequence contains these coding sequences:
- the LOC141678928 gene encoding putative E3 ubiquitin-protein ligase RF298 isoform X1, whose translation MASMVAKACNSNSSQLSGISVQEKGSRNKRKFRADPPVSDGSKTVSVPLSDCSSYEFSAEKLDIMKNHGHSGGCDMCNVSDGHSDTLKLDLGLSCAVGPFEAGTSKGKEENVGNNEVHDADWSDLTESQLEELVLNNLDTIFKSAIKKLVDCGYTEEFATRAVLRSGLCYGCKDTVSNIVENTLAFLRNGQELDPAREQDFDDLQQMEKYILAELVCVIREVKPFFSTGDAMWCLLVCDMNVSLACAMESDSFGSFLGDGVPNGTVTAPVQPQARTEARSSENLINTGRQNPSFACACHFPSETSIMATVPCLHSSPEVPTMTVRSSLKPKSSSVQNGIVAEKETSGSIEKSFTAVGPTHSSVSEEKYIGSRKISGITKREYILRHKSIQLEKSYRTYGSKGGSRAGKLSSFGGLILDKKIKSVADSTGISVRNATFKISKETGTCLPQDTLHNDHFNTNSMPPAFGLDTVNNTISSIPKTNFVSAIPAISDQTSLPAPDTELSLSLSSKNNSVPMPANCSSGAPNFGYAGSPYEKSAGQWVPQDKKDESIMKLAPRVRELQNQMQEWTEWANQKVMQAARRLSKDKAELKTLKQEKEEVERLKKEKQTLEENTMKKLCEMENALCKASGQVERANAAVRRLEVENSTLRQEMEAAKLQAAQSAASCLEVSKREKNTLMKIQSWEKQKILFQEELVAEKQRKTHLQQRLEQATELLDHQEARCKREEMAIEELLTQAMSLKKDREQSEVSAKSKENIIRLKAEKKLQKFKDDIEKHEKEISQLRSKMDSSKIAALRKGIDGSYASRLTDSRSHTTKESTKSYSVRMVNNFEDHYGVGGVKRERECVMCLSEEMSVVFLPCAHQVVCTSCNELHEKQGMKECPSCRTAIIKRIPVHFSRS comes from the exons TTGGATTGTCGTGTGCGGTTGGGCCGTTTGAGGCTGGGACGAGTAAGGGTAAAGAGGAGAATGTGGGGAATAATGAGGTTCATGATGCGGATTGGAGTGATCTTACGGAGTCTCAGTTGGAGGAGCTGGTATTGAATAATTTGGATACGATTTTTAAGAGTGCGATTAAGAAGTTAGTGGATTGTGGTTATACCGAAGAGTTTGCTACTCGAGCTGTTTTGAGGTCTGGTCTTTGCTATGGGTGTAAAGACACTGTGTCGAACATAGTGGAGAATACTTTAGCATTTTTGAGAAATGGCCAGGAGCTTGATCCAGCAAGGGAGCAGGATTTTGATGATTTACAGCAGATGGAGAAGTATATATTGGCGGAATTGGTTTGTGTTATTCGTGAAGTTAAACCTTTTTTCAGCACGGGGGATGCCATGTGGTGCTTGCTGGTGTGTGACATGAATGTCTCACTTGCCTGTGCAATGGAGAGTGATTCCTTCGGTAGTTTTTTGGGTGACGGGGTTCCAAATGGTACTGTGACTGCGCCTGTTCAACCGCAAGCAAGAACTGAGGCCAGAAGTTCTGAAAACCTTATAAATACTGGTAGACAGAACCCTTCATTTGCCTGCGCTTGTCATTTTCCATCCGAGACATCTATCATGGCTACAGTTCCTTGCCTACATAGCTCTCCTGAAGTACCAACTATGACTGTGCGCTCAAGCTTAAAGCCAAAAAGTTCCTCTGTTCAAAATGGAATTGTTGCAGAGAAGGAAACTTCAGGCTCCATCGAAAAATCCTTTACTGCTGTAGGACCAACCCATTCTTCGGTTTCTGAAGAAAAGTATATTGGAAGCAGAAAGATATCTGGTATAACTAAGAGAGAGTACATACTTCGGCATAAGTCAATTCAACTGGAGAAAAGCTACCGTACTTATGGATCCAAAGGCGGCTCTAGAGCAGGAAAGCTCAGCAGTTTTGGTGGTCTAATTTTGGATAAAAAAATAAAGTCTGTGGCGGATTCTACAGGTATAAGTGTAAGAAATGCCACCTTTAAGATTAGCAAGGAAACTGGAACCTGTTTGCCTCAGGACACCTTGCACAATGATCATTTTAATACCAATAGCATGCCTCCAGCATTCGGTTTGGATACTGTTAATAATACCATTTCTTCAATACCTAAAACTAATTTTGTATCTGCAATTCCTGCAATCAGTGACCAAACTTCGTTACCAGCACCTGATACTGAGCTTTCTCTCTCACTGTCGTCAAAAAACAACAGTGTACCAATGCCTGCCAACTGCAGTTCTGGGGCTCCAAATTTTGGCTATGCTGGATCCCCTTATGAGAAGTCAGCAGGACAGTGGGTACCGCAAGATAAAAAAGATGAAAGCATTATGAAGCTGGCTCCAAGAGTGCGGGAACTACAAAATCAGATGCAGGAATGGACAGAATGGGCTAATCAGAAAGTGATGCAGGCTGCTCGTAGATTAAGCAAAGATAAGGCTGAGCTAAAGACACTTAAACAAGAGAAAGAAGAAGTGGAGCGCCTCAAGAAGGAGAAGCAAACTTTGGAGGAGAACACCATgaaaaaactatgtgagatggaAAATGCTTTATGCAAGGCTAGTGGGCAGGTGGAGCGGGCTAATGCTGCTGTTCGTAGGCTGGAGGTGGAGAATTCTACATTGAGACAAGAGATGGAGGCTGCCAAATTACAAGCAGCACAGTCAGCTGCAAGCTGTCTGGAGGTGTCAAAGAGGGAGAAAAATACACTGATGAAAATTCAGTCATGGGAGAAACAGAAAATCCTGTTTCAAGAGGAGCTAGTTGCAGAGAAACAAAGGAAAACACATTTGCAACAAAGACTTGAGCAGGCTACTGAACTTCTGGATCATCAGGAG GCCAGATGCAAACGAGAAGAAATGGCTATTGAAGAGCTGCTTACACAAGCCATGTCACTCAAAAAAGATAGAGAACAAAGTGAAGTTTCAGCTAAATCAAAGGAAAATATTATCAGGCTGAAAGCAGAAAAGAAACTGCAGAAGTTTAAAGATGATATTGAAAAGCATGAGAAAGAAATCTCCCAGCTTAGATCGAAGATGGACTCTTCCAAAATAGCTGCACTTAGAAAAGGCATTGATGGAAGTTATGCTAGCAGATTGACAGATTCTCGATCTCACACAACCAAAGAGTCCACTAAATCTTATAGTGTCAGAATGGTAAATAATTTTGAGGACCATTATGGAGTGGGAGGTGTAAAACGTGAACGGGAGTGTGTGATGTGCTTGTCTGAGGAAATGTCCGTGGTTTTCCTTCCTTGTGCCCATCAGGTTGTATGTACATCTTGCAATGAGCTTCATGAAAAGCAAGGCATGAAAGAATGCCCTTCATGCAGGACCGCCATCATAAAACGTATTCCTGTTCATTTTTCTCGCTCTTAA
- the LOC141677984 gene encoding protein DMP2-like codes for MSSATDPLIQSISNMSPKKNYTMKQKNLIGVGNLIKLLPSGTVFIYQFLNPVVTNNGQCHNAINKYLSGVLIGISALSCCFASFTDSYTDSNGDTHYGVVTKTGLWPKGNADSEDLSKYKLRIGDSVHAFFALNVFLVLSLLDPNTVKCLYPSFESTQKVLLMVLPPVLGTIAGTVFVVFPNTRHGIGYPTSNNDSSS; via the coding sequence ATGTCTTCAGCCACTGATCCACTAATCCAATCTATTTCAAACATGTCTCCTAAAAAAAACTACACCATGAAACAAAAAAACCTTATCGGAGTCGGAAACCTAATCAAGCTTCTCCCCAGTGGTACAGTCTTCATTTACCAATTCCTCAACCCTGTTGTCACCAACAATGGCCAATGCCATAATGCTATAAACAAATATTTATCCGGAGTCCTCATCGGAATTTCTGCCCTTTCGTGTTGTTTTGCTTCGTTCACAGATAGTTACACTGATTCTAATGGAGATACTCATTATGGTGTTGTGACAAAGACTGGATTGTGGCCTAAAGGAAATGCAGACTCCGAGGATTTGTCGAAGTATAAGCTAAGGATCGGAGATTCTGTGCATGCTTTCTTTGCGTTGAATGTGTTTCTTGTGTTGTCTTTGTTGGATCCTAATACTGTGAAATGTTTGTATCCTTCGTTTGAGTCTACTCAGAAGGTTTTGTTGATGGTGTTGCCACCGGTTCTTGGGACAATTGCTGGGACTGTATTTGTGGTTTTTCCGAATACTCGACATGGGATAGGGTACCCTACGAGCAACAATGATTCAAGTTCATGA
- the LOC141676718 gene encoding uncharacterized protein LOC141676718: MEEATKAAASVECFVVVHNIAKRHNVGTLARSATAFGVSELILVGRRDFNSFGSHGSTSHCRFRHFHSLADARIFLKEKDCDICGVEITDDAVAVNQHPFRKSTAFLLGNEGTGLSSKECEICDFFVYIPQYGCGTASLNVTIAASIILHHFGVWAGFSERTREGNKFVVADRPMKQSGRNYCTETAETIIEERKIRKENALNGFFDESVKQDSPSNLLDALFDGQ, encoded by the exons ATGGAAGAAGCAACAAAAGCAGCAGCAAGTGTAGAGTGTTTCGTAGTAGTCCACAACATAGCCAAACGACACAACGTCGGAACCCTAGCTCGTAGCGCCACCGCGTTCGGCGTCTCCGAACTCATTCTCGTCGGCCGCCGTGATTTCAACTCTTTCGGTAGCCACGGCTCCACTTCTCACTGCCGCTTTCGCCACTTTCACTCTCTCGCTGACGCTCGCATCTTTCTCAAG GAGAAAGATTGTGATATTTGCGGAGTGGAGATTACGGATGATGCTGTTGCGGTGAATCAGCATCCGTTTAGAAAGAGTACTGCTTTTCTTCTTGGTAATGAG GGAACTGGGCTTTCTTCTAAGGAATGTGAAATTTGTGACTTTTTTGTTTATATTCCACAATATGGGTGTGGTACTGCTTCCCTGAACGTAACAATCGCAGCCTCCATCATCTTGCATCATTTTGGAG TCTGGGCAGGTTTTTCTGAGAGGACTCGTGAAGGAAACAAGTTTGTTGTGGCTGACAGACCAATGAAACAATCAGGACGAAATTATTGCACAGAGACAGCAGAGACTATCATTGAGGAACGAAAAATAAGAAAAGAAAATGCTTTAAATGGGTTTTTTGATGAGAGTGTAAAACAAGATTCTCCTTCCAATCTACTAGATGCATTGTTTGATGGACAATGA
- the LOC141678130 gene encoding uncharacterized protein LOC141678130, with amino-acid sequence MLSQFRKRLSHLCSRIRWLIWRRPKSKVLIRRFGKLNSKGQLKRKPSNIAIRRKNDHTSGALLQKSVRVATFNAALFSLALAVPRAEKSAVVFLNEDDLFSTIEKSARNLPKSILKQSPLHSSFSSTASPEYLLSPSKPKMKVSINLPDNEISLAQKKVLGNIDKVSRQASVRSQGPMRSPVNIPFGMTNWMNDGSLIGSRTIFDVLKEVDADILALQDVKAEEEKGMKPLSDLAYALGMNYVFAESWAPEYGNAILSKWPIKRWKVQRIYDDQDFRNVLKATIDVPWTGDINFYCTQLDHLDESWRLKQINAIIQSSDHPHILAGGLNSLNISDYSPERWADIVRYYQAIGKPTPKVEVTNFLKGEEYIDSKDFAGDCEPVVMIAKGQNVQGTCKYGTRVDYIMASQDLHYKFVPETYSVISSKGTSDHHLVKVDIVKAADRRPKKLKQKVARIASSCSFNGMWKLD; translated from the exons ATGTTGAGTCAATTTAGGAAGAGGCTTTCTCACCTGTGCTCCAGGATACGATGGTTGATATGGAGAAGGCCAAAATCTAAAGTTTTGATCAGAAGATTTGGGAAGTTGAATTCAAAAGGGCAGCTTAAGAGGAAGCCAAGCAATATAGCTATACGTCGAAAAAATGATCATACGAGTGGTGCTTTGTTGCAGAAATCTGTCCGTGTTGCCACGTTCAATGCAGCGTTGTTTTCCCTTGCACTTGCAGTTCCTAGAGCTGAGAAATCAGCAGTTGTTTTTCTCAATGAAGATGACCTCTTTTCGACCATTGAGAAGTCTGCCCGTAATCTTCCTAAAAGTATACTGAAGCAATCACCATTGCACTCTTCTTTTAGTAGCACTGCCAGTCCTGAGTATCTTTTGAGTCCAAGTAAACCAAAGATGAAGGTTTCGATTAATCTTCCGGATAATGAAATATCTTTAGCTCAAAAGAAGGTTCTTGGCAATATAGACAAGGTCTCAAGACAAGCCAGTGTTAGAAGCCAAGGTCCAATGAGGTCTCCGGTAAATATACCATTTGGTATGACTAATTGGATGAATGATGGAAGTTTGATAGGAAGTAGAACTATTTTTGATGTTCTTAAAGAAGTGGATGCTGATATCTTGGCTTTACAAGATGTGAAGGCCGAGGAAGAGAAAGGCATGAAGCCTCTATCTGACTTGGCTTATGCGTTGGGAATGAATTACGTGTTTGCAGAAAGCTGGGCTCCAGAGTATGGGAATGCCATCTTGTCAAAATGGCCAATCAAGCGTTGGAAAGTGCAGAGAATTTACGACGATCAAGATTTCAG GAATGTGTTAAAGGCGACAATTGATGTCCCATGGACAGGGGATATCAACTTTTACTGCACCCAACTTGATCATCTAGATGAGAGTTGGAGGTTGAAACAGATAAATGCAATCATTCAATCAAGTGATCATCCTCACATCCTGGCAGGAGGTCTGAATTCTCTCAATATATCAGATTATTCACCAGAGAGATGGGCAGACATTGTCAGG TACTATCAGGCTATAGGAAAGCCTACACCAAAGGTTGAAGTAACAAATTTCTTGAAGGGAGAAGAGTATATAGATTCCAAAGATTTTGCAGGGGACTGCGAGCCAGTTGTCATGATTGCCAAAGGCCAAA ATGTGCAGGGTACATGCAAGTATGGAACACGAGTAGATTACATAATGGCATCGCAAGACTTGCATTATAAGTTTGTTCCAGAAACATATTCAGTGATTTCTTCAAAAGGCACTTCTGATCATCATCTAGTGAAGGTTGATATCGTGAAAGCAGCTGACAGAAGACCAAAGAAACTAAAACAAAAGGTTGCAAGAATAGCCAGTTCTTGTTCATTTAATGGAATGTGGAAACTTGACTAG